Proteins encoded within one genomic window of Helicobacter sp. 'house sparrow 1':
- the argJ gene encoding bifunctional glutamate N-acetyltransferase/amino-acid acetyltransferase ArgJ, which produces MFKILPIDGGICAPKGFVADGISAGLRNGDKLDVGYIYMQKPTQVSAVFTQNKFQAAPIVYFKNFIAKKESNFILINTKNANAMTGDRGVEDVKEIMEYLKQTHPHIQNPIMCSTGVIGVYLPKEKIKDSFSKIKFQNQDEQSHNRAAKAIMTTDRYEKEIAFEVILEDGSSFRIGAMAKGAGMIQPSMATMLCFISTDAKIPQEEAQEILEECVQKTFNAISVDGDMSTNDTVMLMQNGFSQAYDKLAFKQALLMAMDKLARDIVADGEGATKLVAFKIKGAKDDREAQKVAKALANSLLVKTAIFGNDPNWGRIASTIGASQVDCDAKKLSIKIGGVLIYDKGEILFDKQQEELASLQMKKESFMVECDLGIGEGEFIAYGCDLGYEYVKINADYRS; this is translated from the coding sequence TATTTATATGCAAAAACCCACACAAGTATCTGCAGTTTTCACCCAAAATAAATTTCAAGCAGCACCAATTGTTTATTTTAAAAATTTTATTGCTAAAAAGGAGAGTAATTTTATTCTCATTAACACAAAAAATGCAAATGCAATGACAGGAGATAGGGGTGTTGAAGATGTAAAAGAAATAATGGAGTATTTGAAACAAACTCATCCTCATATTCAAAATCCAATTATGTGTAGTACAGGTGTTATCGGCGTGTATTTACCCAAAGAAAAAATTAAGGATTCTTTTTCAAAAATTAAATTTCAAAATCAAGATGAACAATCTCATAACCGCGCAGCCAAAGCAATAATGACAACGGATCGATATGAAAAAGAAATTGCATTTGAAGTAATTTTAGAAGATGGTAGTAGTTTTAGAATTGGTGCGATGGCAAAGGGTGCTGGAATGATACAGCCCTCAATGGCTACAATGCTTTGTTTTATTAGCACGGATGCAAAAATTCCACAAGAAGAAGCTCAAGAAATTTTAGAAGAATGTGTGCAAAAAACATTCAATGCAATTAGCGTAGATGGTGATATGAGCACAAATGATACTGTAATGTTAATGCAAAATGGTTTTTCTCAAGCCTATGATAAACTAGCTTTTAAACAAGCTTTATTGATGGCAATGGATAAACTTGCTAGAGACATTGTTGCAGATGGAGAGGGGGCAACAAAATTAGTTGCTTTTAAGATTAAAGGAGCCAAGGATGATAGGGAAGCTCAAAAAGTTGCAAAGGCATTAGCTAATTCCTTGTTGGTAAAAACAGCAATTTTTGGAAATGATCCAAACTGGGGGAGAATAGCCTCGACAATTGGAGCTAGTCAAGTGGATTGTGATGCAAAAAAATTAAGCATAAAAATAGGGGGCGTTTTGATTTATGATAAGGGTGAAATTTTATTTGATAAACAGCAAGAAGAGCTAGCAAGTCTTCAAATGAAAAAAGAATCTTTTATGGTTGAGTGTGATCTTGGCATAGGAGAAGGAGAATTCATAGCCTATGGGTGTGATTTAGGCTATGAATATGTAAAGATTAATGCGGATTATAGGAGTTAA